The genome window aggactGGCTGCGGTTTGCGGGGAGGATCCGCGCCGAGGATGTGCGCAAGGCCGGGCGCGATGCGCGTGTGGTGGATGTCTGCGAGCGGATCTGGATGGAGGTGGTGCGGTGTCCGAGGTATTTTGCCGAGGCCCTGCCCGAGGGCCGTCCGGGGACCGTGCCCGAGGGTGTGGATGCGGGTTTGGATGAGGGGTTGGATGAGGGGTTGGCGGCGAGGGTGCGGGCGACGTGGAGCCGGCTGGTTCGGTTGGTTGACGAGCTGCGGGTGGTTCTCGGGGGTAGTGGGCGTGGGCGAGAGGAGACCGGTCCcggactgctgctgcaaggGGCGGAGGATATGGTTGCTGCGTTGGAGAGCCTGCTGGTTTGGCTTCGGGGGGGTAGTggtcgacgacgacgacgaggaggaggaggagggttCCGCGTGGTATCGGACTTTCAGCGTGGGGTGTCGAGTGCGTCGAGCGAGGCTTTGCCTGTCACTTGGCTGGACCGGGTGGCGTCCTCGATGGGGGTGATTGGGTTGAAGGTTATCTGGGAGGATAGCATCTCGTAAACATGGGATAAGTTCATTGCATAGGATGGAGtaagggggggggggggggggcgtTGATAGAATGCAAATTTGttttcatctttttctttaTCTACAGACAACTAATATTCCATCGACTGCTCCAGTAACCCCCTCAACTCatccctctctctctccagcTCGCCACTCAAATTCGGCGCCAGCATCAACACCCGCTTCTGCGGGATCGTCCCCTCAACCAACGACTCGATATCCGAATGCTTGAAGCCCAGATCCTTCAGTCCCCGGGGCTGGTCACCCAGATCGGCCAGAAACTTGGCCAGCGCCTCGCCGAGGACCTCGCCCGCGCTCTCGCGCTTGACGTTCGAGATATCCACGCCAAACGCCTCCGCGGCCGCCAGATGCCGGTCGGGATTCGAGGCCGCCGTGAAGCGGAAGACCGCCGGCGCGGTGACCGCGACCGAGACCCCATGAGGGATAATCGGGTGGTCGACGTCATATCCGGCATGCTTGTAGCCCGGGTTCTGGCTGGAGATGGGGTAGCTCATGCCATGACATAGATGGACGCCGGCGTTGCCGAACCCGACGCCGGCCAGAGTCGCGGCCAGGAGCATCTGGGACTGGGCCTCGAAGTCGTCCGGGTCGCGGACGGCGCGGGGCAGGTACTTGACGGTGCTGCGCAGGGCCTGCAGCGAGAAAATGTCGGAAATCGGGTTGGCTCCCTGGTAGGCGGGCCGGTTGATGGGGTTGGTGGGGCGCGGGGTGCGCTCGTTGTAAGGGATGGCGGTCCAGGACTCGAGCGAGTGGCAGAGGACATCCAGACCCGACGAGGCATGGACGGCCGAGGGCATGGTGCGGGTGTTGAGCGGGTCGCAGATGCCCAGCGTGGGTTTGAGATTGCGGTGGGCGATGCCGGTCTTGGCTTTTTTCGACACGAGGTCGAAGATGGCGGTTCCTGTGGTCTCGGAACCGGTGCCTGCCGTGGTTGGGACGGCGACCAGTGGCCGGAGGGCCTTGGTGACGGggaggcctttgcccaggGGGGCGTTGACAAAGTCGAGAAAGTCGGCCTCGGGGAAGACAGTATACAGATTCATCAGCTTGGCCGTGTCGATGACCGAGCCGCCGCCGACCGCCAGAAAGGCATCGGGGTTATATGGCTTTGCGAACGCAATGGCGTCTTTCACTCTGCGGGGAGTTTTAGCAGTCCGCACCGGTCGAGAAACTGGCAGGCTGGGTGCGTGCTGCACTTACGAGCTATCCTTTGGCTCGACCCGCACCTTGTCATAAACCGTAAACTCAATCCCCTCTTTTGACAGACCCTCCACGGCTTGTTTCATGGCATCCAGTTTGGCCACGTTCTGGTCGGTCACGATACACACGCGCTTGGCCTTCATGTTGGCGAAATCCATGCCGACCTCCCTGGTCGCGCCGGGGCCGAAGCGAATGCTCGACGCGGCCATTTCAAAGGCGTACTCTTTCTGGCGCGAGGGGTCAACCGGAGTGGCCAGACGGCGGACATGGTTGGATTGcaggtgatggtggtgattGGGGTTGGAGTGGCAGGGACAGGAGGGAGGATGGGTATATTGCACTGtgcggaggagattgagggcTCTCTTGGCGGCAGAGGGCGCAACACGTATTGAAGTCATTGCAATAGAGAGTcgagttgatgatgatgatgttgttgatgaagaggacgaagaagaagaagaccaagaagaagggagtcCGGAGATGGCCCAGTGCGGGGAAGGGGAAAGGGAATGGGATCTCCAAGTACTTATTTATCCGCATCCGCCTCGGTCTTCTGGCCGAATGTAGAGATGAGATGAGGATATCTCGGTCAAACGAGCGAATAAGGTAGCATCTGTACTCTCATCTGGACCACAACACGTCCTTCAGTGCTCAGTGTCAGCATTGTATCGGGATGGATAGAGTGTGTTCCTGTGCTGCACTCCACAGTTTCTGTACTAGCAAATGCCGAGGTTAGCGGAGACCGCGgactctacagagtatacagagtatacagagtatacagagtatacagACGTCAATCCACAGTAAACACTGCTCCTTATCACCGGTACTCACTAATACAAACATTGAATTAGGTACTACTGCAAGCAAAACAAATAGAACAAGCATTACCATatccctccccctcaccaCTCCCCCGTCCCATTTCATCTCCATAGAACAAGTTTCTCCATGAGAAATGTCCCATGACCCATCTAACAGACCATCAGAATCAAATCTCCCTCTGCGCCCGCAACCCGCACCATACTCCCCCCCGGCGACATCCCATCCGCCCACTCAatgctcttcttcgcctcgtcTTCCGCCTCCCCAGCCAGCCCCCGGTACTCAACCCGAACGCGACTCCCCAGAAACGGATCCCCAAACACATCCGACAGATCGTACCAGACCTGCTCTCCCACGAGATTGTACGCAAACACCATCTGCGGCGCCGCGGTATACAGCCCATCCGCCACGCGCGTGATCTTCAGCGCGATCCCGCCGCTCGCGGGGTCTCTTCTGTAGACTTCGGTGTAGGTGGTGTTGGGGGACACGGCGGATTGAGGGCCGATGGTTGAGCCGACGGACCAGAGGTAGATGGGGCTGGTGCAGGTGTTGTGGACGAGGGCGTGGCCGACGGTTTGGTTGGTGTTCGGTGTCATGGGTGgcttgcggaggagggaGTGAGGGGGGAGGGCGAGGGCCAGGGGAGAGAGACAGAGAGTGAGGCTGATGAGGTTGAGATGCATTTTGGTTCGGTCTTTGTCTGGTTCGATTCTATTGTTGGGATGGGTTGTGGTTCTGAGTTGAGGGTGATCGTCGGCTTTATACCTACAGATTGTAGCCAAGATAGTCAAGCTGCTCTGGACAGCAGGCGTTGTATGTGTACCTCCGTAGTGCAACGATCAATGTACAGTCAGTAACAGCGTTGACTCTTGTGTAACAATCTAGCCACGCTAAGTCTATTAATATGGGAAATGCAATGTACATAGAGTAACAGATGCAGTACAGATGCAGTACAGATGTGCGCCTGCTAAAGACTGACAATCGGCGACATGCCCAAGGGAATATCTCCCCGACGAGCAACCACCTGCAGATACCTTGTCTTCAACCCCCGAACTGTACCAGATGTCTCGAAGCCCGTGCGCTTAAAGGTAGCGACAATGCTGGTCCGGACCGAGTCTGGCGCGTCCGCGGCCATCACAGCCCAATTGTCATACTCGGTCGCCCCGTTCCAGCTCATAAACACCTGCGCAGAATCATCCGACACCCGCCGAACCACAATCGCCGGCGCCCAGAACGGCGTCGCCTTCCAGGCGCATTTGTACCCCCGGTACGAGGCCACCTCGTTGTCGGTGCCGAACTGCGCCGTGAGGACCGGCTTGTT of Aspergillus fumigatus Af293 chromosome 2, whole genome shotgun sequence contains these proteins:
- a CDS encoding hydroxyacid-oxoacid transhydrogenase; this encodes MTSIRVAPSAAKRALNLLRTVQYTHPPSCPCHSNPNHHHHLQSNHVRRLATPVDPSRQKEYAFEMAASSIRFGPGATREVGMDFANMKAKRVCIVTDQNVAKLDAMKQAVEGLSKEGIEFTVYDKVRVEPKDSSVKDAIAFAKPYNPDAFLAVGGGSVIDTAKLMNLYTVFPEADFLDFVNAPLGKGLPVTKALRPLVAVPTTAGTGSETTGTAIFDLVSKKAKTGIAHRNLKPTLGICDPLNTRTMPSAVHASSGLDVLCHSLESWTAIPYNERTPRPTNPINRPAYQGANPISDIFSLQALRSTVKYLPRAVRDPDDFEAQSQMLLAATLAGVGFGNAGVHLCHGMSYPISSQNPGYKHAGYDVDHPIIPHGVSVAVTAPAVFRFTAASNPDRHLAAAEAFGVDISNVKRESAGEVLGEALAKFLADLGDQPRGLKDLGFKHSDIESLVEGTIPQKRVLMLAPNLSGELERERDELRGLLEQSMEY
- a CDS encoding Bys1 family protein, translated to MHLNLISLTLCLSPLALALPPHSLLRKPPMTPNTNQTVGHALVHNTCTSPIYLWSVGSTIGPQSAVSPNTTYTEVYRRDPASGGIALKITRVADGLYTAAPQMVFAYNLVGEQVWYDLSDVFGDPFLGSRVRVEYRGLAGEAEDEAKKSIEWADGMSPGGSMVRVAGAEGDLILMVC